In the Bacillus sp. Bos-x628 genome, one interval contains:
- a CDS encoding 3'-5' exonuclease yields MYIVFDFETTGLNANEEQIIEIASAKLDENLNPIDTFHTMVALNEGRILPQFIRQLTGITAEDLEDGMPEDEALEKLKKFIGDSVVVAQFASFDLAFLAKVMKPEKFICTRSMARMLRPEEYASLKNLIEIYGVTNLDPHRAYADVEATIQVFKHQKAECEERGIEYMNVLIDSNERPLNYVPDNAIVHYMEFDKK; encoded by the coding sequence GTGTATATCGTATTTGACTTTGAAACTACTGGACTAAACGCTAATGAGGAACAAATCATTGAAATTGCTTCTGCAAAACTTGACGAGAATCTTAACCCGATTGACACTTTCCACACTATGGTTGCACTAAACGAGGGACGAATCCTGCCACAGTTTATTCGTCAGCTAACAGGTATCACAGCCGAAGATTTAGAGGACGGAATGCCTGAGGATGAAGCACTTGAAAAATTGAAAAAATTTATCGGTGACAGTGTAGTTGTCGCACAATTTGCTTCTTTTGATCTAGCATTCTTGGCCAAGGTAATGAAGCCAGAGAAGTTCATTTGCACCCGATCTATGGCACGTATGTTACGTCCAGAGGAATACGCCAGCTTAAAGAATCTTATTGAGATTTATGGGGTTACTAACCTAGACCCGCACAGGGCTTATGCGGATGTTGAGGCTACCATTCAAGTATTTAAGCACCAGAAGGCTGAATGCGAAGAACGAGGAATCGAGTATATGAATGTTTTGATCGACAGCAACGAACGTCCACTAAACTATGTACCTGATAACGCCATTGTTCATTACATGGAGTTTGA